Sequence from the Labeo rohita strain BAU-BD-2019 unplaced genomic scaffold, IGBB_LRoh.1.0 scaffold_161, whole genome shotgun sequence genome:
atttattaaacaaacaaacaaacttacaGGGAGTAGGTAGTCTTTATTTCAGAtagttaaaataacattttatacgTATTTGCATTTTACCTAATAAACTCCTACACTCACactctgcttttttttatttatttacagtttttttcagtggaaaataGCTAGGGCCTGCTTGAAAAGTCGCTAAATGTCACTAGATGATGTAATGCACTAATTAGCGTATTCACAACGTCATTGCGTCGTATTGTCTTACCTCTCTGTGCTcacatactgtattttaatgcagccaaattctcaataaaactgttttcgtttttatattttttctgctTCCATTATCAGACACCAGGCCCATTAAGTCTACACAACCAGCTCTAACTTCCTAGACGTTAATCTGCACTAAAATTCTGATTTATAATGGAGTCATCTAAccctaacctaaccctaaccctaaccctgaCGAATAATATACACATAAGATAAAGACAATAGCTGTGCTGTGATTTCAGCTATATTTGCATGTAAAATTAGAGAAGGAACAGAACATCTATTTTAACTGAAAGTGCTCCTCTCAGCCACTCACTGAACAGAGCAGACGCAGATAGAGGTGTGTGTGCACTGGGAAAGCAAGACCTTGTGCTCGTGTGGTGATGGCTAAAAAGAGGATCCTCATCCTGATTTCAAAATGAAGATCTTATTCAGTTGTATTGATCATCAGACAGtccattatttgtttgtttatttgaccaTTGCCAGATTAAACCCTAACAAAGTAGTCATGATGTGTctctgtgtctttttttttttttttttgtaatggctCCACTCACTGGTCAGCAGTAATACACATTTTTCCATTGCTGATCCCTTTGCCAAAACTGGTGTACCTGCATAAAACTTTGTAACTGGTATATCGCCTCTTTGACTACCGTTGTATACTGTATGTAAGTGGTGTGGCACAGTAGGTTGAGGTCTAGGTCAGTAGTTGTGCTGTGGGTTAGAACCCTGTTCTAGGATGGTCTTTGTACGTTTGTTGTCCTTGAACTCTCTGCATTGCAGTGAATGTTGATCTAATTTGTTCCAGTAATTGCTGCgagcaactttttaaaaaatagttttaaaatcaaGATGcgcaaattatttaatattaagagGATGATATCATTCACTGAAAAACTTCAACAATTCATACTAGTGATGACTTTGTGTTGACAGATGTTCCCACACCAACTCTGTCTGTTGAGCCACAGAGTTCAGTGTTCACTGGAGATTCAGTTACTCTGAGATGTGAGATGATTCAGTCACACAATGGATGGGAGTTTCTCTGGAGAAAAGACTCAAATCGTGAATCTACTGAAACTGCATCTAAAATAATCAATGCTGTGAAAGTCTCTGATGGAGGAGAGTACAGGTGCAGAGCACGAAGAGGAAGATATTACACTGATTACAGTAAACCAGTAATAGTGACAATACATGGCAAGTATTTTAACTTACATTGTGcacatataatttaataagacaCTGAATAAGGGACTATAACAGCTATAGGGGACAAATTTTCAGTCTAATTTGATTTAGCTTGCATATTTTACAATCAAGCACAATAAAGCAACAAAGTAATTGTAGAGTAAAATCAGCACACTATTTTCATTGTGAATTGTTGTCATTGTACAGAAAGACCAAAATCCAAAGTGACCATTAAACCTGCTCAACATGTATTCAGAGGAGACACAGTCACTCTCAGATGTGACATATATGATGAAGGAGTCACTAGCTGGCATCACAGCTTGTATAAAGTAGGTTCAGCCAGTGTTTTCAGTGATCGACAGGAACACACATTCAGTTCTGTTACTGAGTCTGACGCAGGTAAATACTCCTGTAATGGATCAGAGACAGAAAGATCACGCTGGTCACAAATGAGTGATGCAGTTACACTGACAgtatcaggtgagtttgatcatctcttcatgcacacacaaacacacatttaacaCGTTATTATTGAGTCATTTCTCTATTTCAGATCCCAGTGCAGTTTTAAGTGTTTCTCCACAGAAGTGGTTGACTGAAGGAGATCCAGTGACTTTAAACTGTGAGGTTTACAACTTTTCTACAGGCTGGACATTCAGCTGGTTCACTTTAACTGTCTCACCAAGTAAGTTATAATGTATGGAATGCCAAAGCTGACATAATtagattaaatgaatgaataaaaaaaaaaaaaatatatatatatatatatatatatatacaggggttggacagtgaaactgaaacacctgggtttagaccacaattagtatgccgtttggcctccttttgcagccaatacagcattatttcatcttgggaatgacaaatacaagtcctgcacagtagccagaaggattttgagccattcctttcgcagaacagtggccaggtcactatgtgatgttggtgtatgaaaacatttcctgactcgctcctccaaaacaccccaaagtggctcaataatattcagatctggtgactgtgcaggccatgggagatgtttaactttactttcatgttcatcaaatcactcttgtcaccagtcttgctgtgtgtattggtgcattatcatcctaatacacggcaccaccttcagggtacaatgtttgagctattgggtgcacatagtcaaccttcacactctgctcttattggtggaatgtgcgatcagtaaagactggccaccaggctgcataaatatagccatgaaacctccaacactatattggccagtgtttcagtttcattgtccaacataataaatacgtaaataaatacataaatgtggaaataaataaatgtggggaaaaatacataaataaggaaataaaattataaataattatatatttttgattttttacttttctttgtacatttatttacatatttatttatttatatttgcttttttatatttctttgtacatttattgcatttatttatttatttatttctaattatgTCAGCTTTGGCATTCCATAATAGCATGCTTCATGTGAAAATGCCTGAACTGGTTGATTTTATTCAAGTCCAAAGTaccatttaatattaaatacattctCTGGTTTTACAGATAACAGCCGTCATTATAATCTGCTCTCAGACAGCAGCAGAGGAGCAGGAGGAAACTACACTGTCAGTTCTGCTGCTCTAAATCACACAGGAGTTTATTCACgcagagcagagagagagaaatcagCCTATAAAACACAGTACAGCAACACACAGCTGCTGTGGGTCACTGGTGAGTTCAAACAGAACTTAAACTATTGGTTCATATTGAATAAAGAGAGTTTCCATCCTCAAATCTGAGACTCTGAAGCTGTAATTGTCATCTTAGGTGTTTCTCCTCCAGTCTCTCTGATCGTCAGTCCCAGCAGAACTCAACACTtcacatctgtctctctctctctgagctgtGAGGACCAGAGTAACTCTACTGGATGGAGAGTGAGAAGATACACAGATGATGGACAGCTGGAATATTGTTCATTACGTCGAATATCACAAAGAGGACCTACATGTACAATCAGCTCCACCAACACATCAGACACTGGAGTGTACTGGTGTGAGTCTGAATCTGGAGAGAAACATCATCCTGTTAATATCACTGTACACTGTGagtttgtgtttctgtatttattcatttcaccAGCAGTTTATAATCAATGCATGAAGCAGATTGATTGAACAAGTGCATTAAGCATCAGtggacaaaaaacaaacaaacaaacaaaacactcaaTGAGCAAGCAGCAGTAAAAAATATagttatatctatatatatatatatatatataaatatatatatatatttttgtacattgtttacataattattgtttatatatttatacgaTTTATGCAATACGTTTATGTTTGCTCTgtttcagtatctggtgtgattCTGGACAGTCCTGTTCACCCTGTGACTGAAGGAGATCATCTGATTCTACACTGTTTATATCGATACACAACCTCACCAAACCTCAGAGCTGATTTCTATAAAGATGGATCACTCATCCTGAATCAAACTACAGAGATGAGCATCACTACTGTCTCAAAGTCACATGAGGGTTTCTACTACTGCAAACACCCAGAGAGAGGAGAGTCACCCAagagctggatctcagtcaGACGAATCTCAAATGATCACTGCTGTATGTGTGAGCCAGAGGttgcgttaaccgaaaattgtccgtcattggcggaatattttttttttatcagtgactgaaaaatctgaaggtcatctgtcactttgacagattacactgagagtgatctattgtaaattgtagctgtaattcccatcTCTGTCCAGTTTGTGCgctccagtctggcagcagagcacaggatccagaacaaaaacgaaactgtcatgaatgttttcctatgcatttgattacgcacaggcgagtacgcagaagctacaacgatctatcacgccacaatAAAGAGAGCCAAAATGGTATTTTACAAAAGATcgattgggatttaagaatcaatattggttcatcaaaatgagaatatattaaaatcaagaaataattttttgtaacccagccctagcgtattttgttttttgtaaacactccactgtcgtcctgtaggtgcatgattaaaaattaaaatgttaacaaaaataaaagcaatttaatgtgttattaaaattaaaatgatggataaaaatatattataatggaatttttacgaccctgtccatCAAAATGCCGGACAATGTTAAATTCTAGCGCAACCTCTGGTGTgagctgatttatttatttctattccCTCATTCAGATACAGTGCATAATAAAGTGCTTATGTGTCTCTTTTTCAGTGTTTCATTCAGAATCTCAGATCTGTTTCCTCAACATACCCAGTTCTGTACTGACAGTTTGTCCATATCTGCTAGTGACAGTCGTGCTGATTTTTAAATGCTGCAGAATGAGAGGTAaagcattactttttttaattatatttattataagttATTATAAGTGCATATACTGTGAAAATCACTATACAAATCATGCATTGAATTGAATCTGTCTCACTGtctgtacaaatatatattcatattcccTCATGTATGCAAATTATGGACACAGGCATGCAGACATTTtctagttacattttatttaaattaatatagcTTCAAAATGATGGCTGTTCAGAAAAGCAAGAAATTgaaaaattggcaaaattgaaatgtattaaacatatactaatatataccatttttttggaaaaatacgtaaattaaccagttttgtttaaatgaaggattgcagaaatgaatacaccctagatttaattcagcaaatgtataatattctagtacttagtatgtcctccagaactttaagtacactgctctgacccttcttggcactgagtgtacaagttcatgacaaaatGCCACATCTGTgctgtttaactcctggaggacgacctccttaaatgccctggtccTTAATGGGGGGTGTTGCTCAGTTcttctctacagaatcccccacagctgctcaacagcgttaagattgagtgaaatacatgtccactgaaggattttcctcttgggagaatgaatatcttcattgttatgttgaaaaaatgcccaacaatgcagggaatgaggggaGGGTAGCATCATCTATTTCAGGTTTTTGTATTACATAGCACAGTGCCGTGTGAATTaatgacagcattgataaagcacaactccctcacaccttcagcactcatgcatcccaatgtaagagctttactaccactgaacgtcactgtgggaaccaggcacttctcactgtactcctcctctagcaacaccagaacatttttaatccttttggatctgaaatgattgacttggtctcttgagaccagagtatggattcccagaagtctacattttgtaaatatgggcctcgaaagaggttaaatgagtgtattgtgttttgtctacagtaggtaattctagtggtAACAAccattcatttcacttttgcaGGCTGCATCttactctgtgagataaagtgtcactcttttcatatCTTTTTCAGActctgagacacttgcatgtttttttttgtttttttttttcctgctctttttctagcaaaaacaCACTCATCACTAATTGAAgacttaaagtgaagacctgattatttcaggagtcacaagtccattgtttttgaatgtcagtgttacttctgctatattttcacacttaaaacaataatttggtattcttTTTGTACCACTGTCCTCTTTCATGCTAAGAAATAGATCTCCTGGCAGTTTTCTCTCAAGTGGTTCCATTAAGCATTAAGTCTTAGTCTGATTCTGTAGgctatataacacttttaattgtcaGAAAATaacttgtctttaaaagttttggtttaatatacatacagtgccctccactaatattggcacccttggtaaatatgagcaaagacggctatgaaaataaatctgctttgtttatctttttgatcttacattcaaaaattCATACAATTAAAATTGGGGGGAAACtaacgttatgaaataaatatttttctctaaTGCATggtgggcacaattattggcacccttagaaattataatgagtaaaatatctctgaagtatattcccattcatatttgcatttatttagcacactagaatagctaggagtatgatattgtccagcaataacttcctgtttcacaggaatataaatatgaggagcacaaaggccaaattcccttaatcatccatcacaaggaataaaaccaaataatatagttctgatatgcagaacaagattgttgagcttcacaaaatagaaagtggctgtaagaaaagagctaaagcattgaaaagtcctatttccaccatcagggcagTAATTAAGAAtttcaatcaactaaagatgttacaaatctaaCTGGAAAaagatgtgtgtctatatcgtcctaatgcatggtgaggaggagagtttaagtgtccaaagactctccaaggatcacagcaggaaaattgcagagattaattgagtcttggggtcaaaagactaaaaaaaaattcaaacagcccctacgtcaccacatgttgttcaggagggttttaagaaaaatcctccttgctcatccaaaaacaaactccagcgtATTTAGTTGTCAGACACGACTTAAATTTCAAATgggactggcttctatggtcagatgaaactaaaaaaaagaactttctggcagcaaacccaCCAGATGGTTTTGGTACAGAAAGTCCCCCATGCCCacagttaaatatactgctggatctttaatgttgtgggcttattttcctgccagaggtcctggacatcttgttcagatacatggcatcatggattctagcaaataccaacagataaaaaatctaaatctgacTGCATCTCTTAGTtgttctataatgagctgtggttggatcttccatcaggacagtgatccaaattAAACATCATAATCAACACAAAAATctgtcactgagcataaaatgaagcttctgccattgCCGTCCCAGTTGCCTGGCCTGAATCCTATAGAAAATgtgtgaggtgaactgaagagaaaaagcaccagcatggagctgagaaactgaaggatctgaagagtttctgtatgaaggaatggtctctaaTCTTATGTCAgctgttctccaaactcttcaggcaacaaaggagaaaactcagagctgttatcttgaataaaggatgttacaataattgggtgccaataactgcggtcaacatgaactagagaaaaacatttatttcataatgagatttcccCCCTGCTTTCCATTGTTTTGCTTCAATGATAGGTTggaattttgttaattttttgaatgaaagattaaaaggataaacaatgcagatttattcttacagtcacctttgctcatatttaccaagggtgccaatattagtggagggcactgtacctgttgatcaaaaaaTTGCCTTGAACGTGCCCCCtttatttttgcaacacaacattttagcactttgataagaaaatcttattttctcaaataattttgacattctttggTAACTGATCAAGCTGGCTTGTTGGAACgttatatctccaaagaaccctaaTATGTCTTCTAAGTAAAGAGCAGGGATGCAGATGGGATTTTTAACTGCGGGGGACTAAGCTGTCAGCAAATGATTTCAACTCAgttattttgcataatttggGCTTTAACTAATGCTCAAGTAGTTACTTTGCATAATTTGGGCTAATGGTTTGCACTAAAAAGCCATTGGTGGATTCTTATTTGAAATCATGGataaacaacaatgaacaaaggTAAACCAAAGCCTGCCTGATCAACACCAGCAATGCAAGATCAAACTGTTATATTGTCTAGTATGCCAATCACCCACCAAAACTTCATGCCTtctgcaaaatatgttttatgtagctAAAATTTAATGTGGTCAcatttgtgcgagtgcatgTCTGCGCTGCTCAGAAAGCATCTACTCTATAAAGCCCGCATTGCAGCAGGAGTCAGAATTCACTGATCATGTAAATGAGGAGTATTCAGTGCGATCACTTCAGATGTAGAGCCTGGTTTATAAACTAGCCGTGTCAGCACGAGCTCACAGCTCATGGCAAAAATGACGCAAATTTTTAGGAAACGGTGGACGGAGGGATTTGGTTTTCAGGCTAATCCAAATGCTTTTAAACAGAGAAGATGAACATGTTGGGATTcttgtggaaaaataaacatgcaagcaATATTAGTTTCACTTTTCTTTTGGTTTTCAATTTGAAAAGCTGTCATTTACCTCACGTTacgcttttatttatttatttatttttctcagtgttCGTTAAACATTCTATAATTTATTAGTCGGTATAGGCTAATATAGTCATGTCCCCCCAGTCCCTAGTGCCATCTGCGCTCCTGGTAAAGAGTAATTGGTGAATTaagttttagagggggtgtactcatttatgctgtgcactgtatactCATGAGTAAATGCTGAGGagattgtttatgtgtgtatttaacagtTACATCTGTTGAAAAAGAAGAAACTTCAGTCTGATAGTGATTAATCTGTAGCGATGGTGAGAAAACTTCAGCTTCATCCTGAAATCtctcaatatctcatttacaagcTCAGAGTAAATATGCCTATTGTAAAAGTCATGTTTTTGGAATTACTATATCCAAATGGAGGAGTAAATCactttactgtgtgtgtgtgtgtgtgtgtaatacagGATTGACTCCTGATTCATGATGACTAAACTCTTGTATGTACGTCACATGTTGTAGCTGTTAAAGTTAACATCAACCAGTTTTCCCAACACACTTGACTTCCATTGATTCCATTAACATCTGATTTTATCCATCAGGAATTGattgtaaaatgtaagttacaCTTTGATttcatatgactttttacaaGCAACACGAATGTTAACTTGTTTAATCAGTTTGGTCTTTGctatttttgaccaaaaatgTGTTATTGGTAATATGAACCAATCCCCTCTCCACTTAGTGTCATTTATAAgcatgtatattatttattttagtgtgaGTCTCCTGCTGTAATATTTCATGcttttatatgtgtatatttcctttttaaataaagaaactaTTTCTTCAGctgctttgtttaaaaaaaaaaaaaaaaaagtgtcacgTCTCACAGTGTCAATAAAAGCAGAAGAACCAGGGCCAATAACCATTTGCTTTAATGAATAAGATTTAATCTCTAATTGTGTATTTtggtattattgtattatttgtaaagAATACTATCAAGTTTTAAACAATCACTGAACatgagtttttattatttttttaacccacaGCACATGAATTCACATATGCTTTACACATATTGTTGTTCCCACTGTCATGTCCAGATGTTGCACACTTTCTTCTGGTTGTGGTGATTGTGATGGTGTTAAGAGCTGACTATGTGTTTAGAGTTGAAACACGTCAAGCCGTTCAGGCCATTCCTGAGCTTGGAGCCCTTACCCAGACAGCATGAAAGGGGAACTGAATACTTGATGGAAATCAGACACACAGGTTTGTTACCATGAAGGGCAGGGACAGAGGTATCAGTATATGTTTATTAAATTCACAATAATCAGATAAAACACTTGAGATGATCAGGCAAAGATGTCACTCAGTACaccacacaaaaacaaataacttgACTGATTAAGGCTTACCCATAGCAGGGTAGCtgtaaagacacacacacacacacacacacacacacacatgcgcgcacacatgcacacacacacacacacagtgaggtGAGTGATCACAAACGGCAATCCACACTCTGTGCTCCAAACACCACCACCAGGACACTAGAACAGCTAGCTGCCCAAATCAGGGGCCTAAAACAACACAAAGCAAACCAATTAAtcaacaaatacacaaaacaaaatgatacTGACACCTGATTGACTAAAACAGATTTCACAAATTGTTAATATTACACAACCTGGTTGACCGTAGACAAGATTTGTACGAAAGAGAAATACAAAACTGAAAGATTTGACAGTCAAAGCACAACGCATACAGCGGTAAGATAATTGGGACGGCTACTGCCTCAATCACCAGCTTTAGTGtggaaagagaaaaacaaaataacaaaacacacacagcaaaacagCAGCGCCATCTTAATCCCATTATATGCAGTAAGTGATCACCCCAACCCCCAAAAGAGCGCTCCTAAAGAAATTGTTTGTCCTGCTAAAAACAAACCATTAATTAACTTAACCCACTcatttattaatacaataagTGAAACTATAGATACCAGGTACTGGTCACTGGGACACATAAGTCAAACAGTTGCTCACAGCACAAATCTCAGCAGTTTACTCGAGGATGAGTGGAATCAACCCAGCTGGAATAAAAATATGCAGGTTATGTCAAAGGCGAACTCCACGCAAACGATTaattaacataaacataaagGCAGGCTGTTATCTTAAACGCTATTAACCCATTTAATCTGTTTAAGTAATAAATCCAACACAATTCTATAAACCCAAATCCCATTCtttcacagtaaaaatagtgatcatgatattaaaaatattactttcgAATGTACCTTCGGAATTTCATTCTGAATGGCCGCAGGTTACTGATGTCTTCACCACCTTTGCAAAGGTCTTATAGTGCATccataatcaaaataattaatcaaaaacatattacaattattattttatgtatatgggAACTTACAAGCTGTTCATAAGTTCGAAAAATCTTTTAGTgatatattactattgtactGATTACACAggatagaaaaaaatgttatagaaTCAGTAATTTCTACTGTTTTGAACCAtgctttacagtttttctgtacttttactAAAAGTGCATGGAAACTAAAAAAGTTTTGCCTGATAAGGACAAATATATATGATTgataaaacacaacaataataatactaataataataataatcagaagaaCCAGTAGAATAAGTACTGTTTAATAACCATCTGTTAAGTTGCATTAACCAATTTGGCAAACAGACAcaactttagccattaaaatatttattcagttttagcttgtctacacaatttttttttttttttttgtctacactaaataaataaataaataaataaccacacCCAAATTCATTAATACATCAATTTATTCATCCATGCTGTAATAGCAGTCCATAGAACAGAAGCCATCAAACACTCTGTCCAAACAGAATGCTGTGAAAACCCCCTTTTTCTGATGCCACAGTATACAAAATCCTTCTTCATACACAACATCCAGATGAATCTGTTTTAGCAGGTCTGATGGTAGCTggatcaaagaaaaaaaaaacatatacccctggtttcacagacaaggcttaagcctagccCCAGACTAAATTGTAAGTCTGAGCTGcttcaactgaaagaaatttgcactgactgatcttaaaatatatcagtgcctttgttttgtctcaagatgcacaccagtaatgtttaataaaattttctctatatacttaaatgtcctaattgaactatggcctaatcctggtttagtcaaagccctgtctgtgaaaccagacCATAAAATTATAGATGACATAACcattttaaatgagaaattacaacaaaacctttaatctttatttaagtttatttacctgtttgtaagcacagtgcagtgttaatggtcaaactgtatatttaccatgttaaagtggctgacaacaataaatattgttattaggaaaaaaacagactcatttttgaactgtgcagagctgtagcTGAATAGTTAGGTCTACTATGCTACTGTATTGTAATGTGTCTTTAAGGAAAGGAAAGCCAAAGACgtgatgtgtggccaagtatggagATCCATACACGGAATTTGTGCTTTgtatttaacccatccaagtgcgcaCACATAaagca
This genomic interval carries:
- the LOC127158624 gene encoding Fc receptor-like protein 3 yields the protein KYSCNESETGGSCWSHIIDTVKLTELEIPKPEVTVKPAQHVFRGETVTLRCDIYDEGVTSWQYSWYKEGATSVFSDRQEHAFSSVTESDAGKYSCKGSEAEGSRWSQMSDAVTLTVSDVPTPTLSVEPQSSVFTGDSVTLRCEMIQSHNGWEFLWRKDSNRESTETASKIINAVKVSDGGEYRCRARRGRYYTDYSKPVIVTIHGKPKSKVTIKPAQHVFRGDTVTLRCDIYDEGVTSWHHSLYKVGSASVFSDRQEHTFSSVTESDAGKYSCNGSETERSRWSQMSDAVTLTVSDPSAVLSVSPQKWLTEGDPVTLNCEVYNFSTGWTFSWFTLTVSPNNSRHYNLLSDSSRGAGGNYTVSSAALNHTGVYSRRAEREKSAYKTQYSNTQLLWVTGVSPPVSLIVSPSRTQHFTSVSLSLSCEDQSNSTGWRVRRYTDDGQLEYCSLRRISQRGPTCTISSTNTSDTGVYWCESESGEKHHPVNITVHLSGVILDSPVHPVTEGDHLILHCLYRYTTSPNLRADFYKDGSLILNQTTEMSITTVSKSHEGFYYCKHPERGESPKSWISVRRISNDHCLFHSESQISVLNILSSVLTVCPYLLVTVVLIFKCCRMRDSSRGAGGNYTVSSAALNHTGVYSCRAEREKPVYKTQYSNTQQLWATGVSPPVSLIVSPSRTQHFTSLSFSLSCEDQRSTCIISSTITSDTGVYWCESESGENHHPVNITVHLSDVILESPVHPVTEGDHLCADFQMLQNESLERVPALWKTSCVVPVPKISHPKELNHYRPIVLTSHLMKAMERIVLSYLRNQVSSVLDPLHAFNTIQSSLLRGKLEVAGMDQHLAAWIIDYLTDRPQFVRLPDFKYNSHHCHLQKFSDDTAIVGCVSGENEQEYTGVIADFVDWCDSSHPLHHTF